The following are encoded in a window of Flavobacterium sp. WC2421 genomic DNA:
- the hisA gene encoding 1-(5-phosphoribosyl)-5-[(5-phosphoribosylamino)methylideneamino]imidazole-4-carboxamide isomerase, which produces MRIIPAIDIIEGKCVRLSKGDYNTKIIYNENPLEVAKSFEAHGIEYLHLVDLDGAKSSKIVNYKILEQIATQTSLKIDFGGGLKSDADLKIAFESGANQITGGSIAVKNRAIFEKWIAEYGADKIILGADANNEKVAVSGWLEDSNEDLVPFIQDYQNKGIQYVICTDIAKDGMLEGPSFDLYAKILAEAKGIKLIASGGISTFDELPKLAELGCEGTIIGKAIYEGRISLKQLENYVISSKS; this is translated from the coding sequence ATGCGAATTATACCAGCTATAGATATCATCGAAGGAAAATGTGTTCGTTTATCAAAAGGCGATTACAATACTAAAATCATATACAATGAAAACCCGCTAGAGGTTGCAAAATCATTCGAAGCACATGGAATAGAATATTTACATTTGGTTGATTTAGATGGAGCCAAATCGAGTAAAATTGTCAACTATAAAATATTAGAACAAATTGCAACTCAAACTAGTTTGAAAATTGATTTTGGTGGTGGATTGAAATCGGATGCCGATTTAAAAATTGCTTTCGAAAGTGGTGCTAACCAGATTACAGGAGGAAGTATCGCTGTAAAAAATAGAGCTATTTTCGAAAAATGGATTGCAGAGTATGGTGCGGATAAAATCATTCTTGGAGCAGATGCCAATAACGAAAAAGTAGCAGTTTCTGGTTGGTTAGAAGATTCTAATGAAGATTTGGTTCCATTCATTCAGGACTATCAAAATAAAGGGATTCAGTACGTTATATGTACGGATATTGCAAAAGATGGCATGCTAGAAGGTCCGAGTTTTGATCTGTATGCAAAAATTTTAGCAGAAGCCAAAGGAATAAAATTGATTGCGTCTGGTGGAATTTCTACCTTTGATGAATTACCTAAATTAGCCGAATTGGGTTGCGAAGGAACTATTATTGGGAAAGCGATTTATGAAGGTCGAATTAGTTTGAAACAATTGGAGAACTACGTTATAAGTAGTAAGTCATAA
- a CDS encoding four helix bundle protein produces MVNLYKTLVSRNEYVMSKQVLRSGTSIGANIREAKNAESRADFIHKMGISQKEADETLYWLELLQATKYLSQEEFESLHNDGVEVLKLIKSIIISAKNNQKKT; encoded by the coding sequence ATGGTCAACCTCTACAAGACTTTAGTTTCTAGAAATGAATATGTCATGAGCAAACAAGTTTTGCGCTCTGGTACTTCAATAGGTGCAAACATTCGCGAAGCTAAAAATGCGGAAAGTAGAGCTGATTTCATTCATAAAATGGGAATTTCTCAAAAAGAGGCAGACGAAACTTTATACTGGTTAGAACTTTTACAAGCAACAAAATACCTTTCACAAGAAGAATTTGAGAGTTTACATAACGATGGCGTTGAAGTTTTAAAACTGATAAAAAGCATTATCATCTCTGCTAAAAATAATCAGAAGAAAACTTAA
- the hisF gene encoding imidazole glycerol phosphate synthase subunit HisF codes for MLTKRIIPCLDIKNGRTVKGVNFVDLRDAGDPVELAKIYSDEGADELVFLDISATEERRKTLVDLVRKVASTINIPFTVGGGISSVEDVEILLQNGADKVSINSSAVKNPQLINDLAQRFGSQCVVVAIDAKQIDGQWIVHLVGGKVPTELNLFDWATEVAERGAGEILFTSMDNDGTKNGFANVALSKLSTLVNIPIIASGGAGNIQHFVDSFIEGKADAALAASVFHFKEIEIRTLKQELQKHNIEVRL; via the coding sequence ATGTTAACAAAAAGAATAATACCTTGTCTCGATATTAAAAATGGAAGAACCGTAAAAGGCGTCAATTTCGTTGACTTACGCGATGCCGGTGATCCAGTGGAATTAGCCAAAATCTATTCAGATGAAGGTGCTGATGAATTGGTTTTTCTTGATATTTCTGCAACTGAAGAACGAAGAAAAACATTGGTTGATTTAGTTCGCAAAGTAGCTTCGACTATTAATATTCCGTTTACTGTTGGTGGGGGAATTTCATCTGTTGAAGATGTTGAAATATTATTGCAAAATGGTGCTGATAAAGTATCTATTAATTCATCTGCGGTAAAAAATCCGCAACTAATCAATGATTTAGCACAAAGATTTGGAAGTCAGTGTGTTGTTGTTGCCATTGATGCAAAACAAATTGACGGGCAATGGATTGTACATTTAGTAGGTGGAAAAGTGCCTACTGAATTGAATTTATTTGATTGGGCTACCGAAGTTGCCGAGAGAGGTGCAGGAGAAATACTGTTTACCTCAATGGATAATGATGGAACTAAAAATGGATTTGCTAATGTAGCTTTGTCTAAATTATCTACCTTGGTTAATATTCCTATTATTGCATCAGGAGGCGCAGGAAACATACAGCATTTTGTGGACAGTTTTATAGAAGGAAAAGCAGATGCAGCATTGGCAGCAAGCGTTTTTCATTTTAAAGAAATTGAAATCCGAACTTTGAAGCAAGAACTTCAAAAACACAACATCGAAGTAAGATTATAA
- the hisIE gene encoding bifunctional phosphoribosyl-AMP cyclohydrolase/phosphoribosyl-ATP diphosphatase HisIE: MNIDFSKSAHGLIPAIIQDSETKAVLMLGYMNEEAYQKTIETQKVTFFSRSKQRLWTKGEESGNFLNLVDIKNDCDGDTLLVQAKPVGPTCHTGADTCWQTENKADYGFISNLEETIKTRRENADSEKSYVASLFKLGMNKIAQKVGEEAIEVVIEAKDDNDDLFLSESADLLFHYLILLQAKGFQLNDVVEVLKSRQK; encoded by the coding sequence ATGAACATAGATTTTTCAAAAAGTGCACACGGATTAATTCCAGCCATTATACAAGACAGTGAAACTAAAGCCGTTTTAATGTTGGGTTACATGAATGAGGAAGCGTATCAAAAAACAATTGAAACTCAAAAAGTAACTTTTTTCAGTCGTTCAAAGCAGAGACTTTGGACAAAAGGAGAAGAAAGTGGTAACTTTTTAAATTTGGTTGATATAAAAAATGACTGTGATGGTGATACTTTACTAGTTCAAGCAAAACCTGTGGGACCTACCTGTCATACTGGTGCAGATACCTGCTGGCAAACCGAAAACAAAGCGGATTATGGATTTATTTCAAATTTAGAAGAAACGATTAAAACACGTCGTGAAAATGCTGATTCAGAGAAAAGCTATGTAGCTTCATTGTTCAAATTAGGAATGAACAAAATTGCTCAAAAAGTAGGTGAGGAAGCAATAGAAGTTGTTATAGAGGCAAAAGATGATAATGATGATTTGTTCTTGAGTGAAAGTGCTGATTTACTTTTTCACTATTTAATACTACTGCAAGCCAAAGGATTTCAACTCAATGATGTTGTTGAAGTATTGAAAAGTCGTCAAAAATAG